The Deltaproteobacteria bacterium genome includes a region encoding these proteins:
- the trpS gene encoding tryptophan--tRNA ligase, protein MRVLSGIQPSGSLHIGNYFGMMQSMISYQARAELFVFIVNLHALTTLNDAEELRANTISAAADFLSLGLEPEKCIFWVQADVPEVTELTWILSNVTSMGLLERCHSYKDKVGKGFIPNHGLFAYPVLMAADILLYQSNIIPVGRDQKQHVEVARDIAIRFNNIFGETFVVPEPEINEELAVIPGIDGQKMSKSYNNAIDIFINRETLDRDVMRIVTDSTPVSEPKNPDTCNLFALYSLFATPEEIEEMRARYLAPGLKYVEVKKELAQYIWDFFKEPRGKRARLLADQDTIRDILHEGAKKAGAIARETMELVRDRVGTNY, encoded by the coding sequence ATGCGCGTCCTTTCTGGAATACAACCTTCAGGCTCGCTTCATATCGGCAACTACTTCGGTATGATGCAGTCCATGATCTCGTATCAGGCCCGGGCCGAACTCTTCGTCTTCATCGTCAACCTCCACGCCTTAACGACCCTCAACGACGCAGAGGAGCTGCGGGCCAACACGATAAGCGCGGCTGCTGACTTCCTGTCCCTGGGGTTGGAGCCGGAGAAGTGTATTTTTTGGGTTCAGGCCGACGTCCCCGAGGTGACTGAATTAACCTGGATTCTGAGCAATGTCACTTCCATGGGCCTCCTGGAGCGCTGCCATTCCTACAAGGACAAGGTGGGCAAAGGTTTCATCCCCAACCATGGCCTCTTTGCCTATCCGGTCCTCATGGCCGCCGATATTCTTCTTTACCAGTCGAACATCATACCGGTCGGCCGGGATCAGAAGCAGCATGTCGAGGTGGCTCGAGACATAGCCATTCGGTTCAATAATATTTTCGGTGAGACCTTTGTCGTTCCTGAGCCGGAAATAAATGAAGAGCTGGCCGTGATCCCGGGGATAGACGGACAGAAGATGTCCAAGTCTTATAACAACGCCATTGATATCTTCATCAATCGGGAAACCCTTGACAGGGATGTCATGAGAATCGTAACCGATTCCACGCCGGTGAGCGAACCCAAGAACCCCGACACCTGCAACCTCTTCGCCCTGTATAGCCTCTTTGCCACTCCTGAGGAGATCGAGGAGATGCGGGCCCGGTACCTGGCGCCAGGACTAAAATACGTTGAAGTGAAAAAAGAACTGGCCCAATACATCTGGGACTTTTTTAAGGAACCCCGGGGAAAACGCGCCCGCCTGCTGGCTGACCAGGACACGATCCGGGATATCCTCCACGAAGGTGCGAAAAAGGCCGGCGCTATCGCCAGGGAGACCATGGAGCTCGTCCGGGATCGCGTCGGGACCAATTATTAA
- a CDS encoding sulfatase-like hydrolase/transferase, producing the protein MPESKPNIIYFFSDQHRHDALGCAGNDLIKTPNLDGMANEGVRFSRTYCQSPVCQPSRASVITGQYTHQHGVSQNHVKDFDPEWPTMMKQLQKAGYTTAKVGKTHFYSLRQETLVELPDHQEFDLRQYSDFVRSFGLDYIFEEFDRYVHAYPEVNFITPYTEHLRARGMLEPFQKQIRSIWRLTPTHWDALTSVLPQEDDLTSFIADRAIDWLNNYDGHKPFFLMVSFVAPHVPLMSDPVWAEYYQEAEIPRGPKQEPVKPNEIFGRYLDSLVKHSNSHLLTDEYVLQGARQYYGMVSLIDQRIGDIIKTIEERGLGENTWFFYSADHGEMLGDHNLMAKMNFYKSSVLVPAIMRPPEGMKPKVEDGIIESIDLTGTILDVAGADPIQGSDAHSLLPFLKDQGAPREAAFSAISSRAIDVYLVMAATERYRLTIERATGAPCELFDLKNDPDELNNLVNDPAHKGICDDIKKEYLEPYLAL; encoded by the coding sequence ATGCCAGAATCTAAACCAAACATCATTTATTTTTTCAGCGACCAGCACCGTCACGACGCCCTGGGGTGCGCTGGAAATGACCTGATCAAAACCCCTAACCTGGATGGCATGGCAAACGAAGGCGTGCGTTTTAGCCGCACCTACTGCCAGAGTCCGGTGTGCCAGCCTTCGCGAGCCTCAGTCATTACCGGGCAGTATACCCACCAGCATGGCGTCTCGCAGAACCACGTCAAAGACTTTGATCCCGAGTGGCCCACCATGATGAAGCAGCTTCAAAAAGCGGGGTACACCACGGCCAAGGTTGGCAAGACCCATTTCTACTCCCTCCGCCAGGAAACCTTGGTGGAACTGCCGGATCACCAGGAATTTGACCTCCGCCAGTACAGCGACTTCGTGCGCTCTTTTGGTCTGGATTACATTTTTGAGGAATTCGACCGGTACGTTCACGCCTACCCCGAGGTGAATTTCATCACCCCCTACACCGAGCACCTGCGGGCCAGGGGAATGCTCGAACCCTTCCAGAAGCAGATCAGGTCCATCTGGCGGCTGACGCCGACGCACTGGGACGCTTTGACCAGCGTGCTGCCGCAGGAAGACGACCTGACCTCCTTTATTGCCGACCGGGCCATTGACTGGCTGAATAACTACGATGGCCACAAGCCGTTTTTCCTCATGGTCTCATTTGTCGCGCCTCACGTGCCTTTGATGAGCGATCCTGTCTGGGCCGAATATTACCAGGAGGCCGAGATCCCGCGCGGCCCGAAACAAGAGCCGGTCAAACCCAATGAAATATTTGGCCGATACCTGGACAGCCTCGTCAAGCACAGCAACTCGCACCTGCTCACCGATGAGTACGTCCTCCAGGGAGCCAGACAGTATTACGGTATGGTTTCCTTGATTGACCAACGAATCGGCGACATCATTAAAACCATAGAAGAGCGGGGTCTGGGCGAAAATACCTGGTTCTTCTACTCTGCGGATCATGGCGAGATGCTTGGCGACCACAACCTCATGGCCAAGATGAATTTTTACAAATCATCGGTCCTTGTGCCAGCCATTATGCGCCCGCCTGAAGGCATGAAGCCGAAGGTGGAGGACGGGATTATCGAGTCTATTGACCTGACAGGCACCATCCTCGATGTGGCGGGGGCTGATCCGATCCAGGGCTCAGATGCCCATTCTCTGTTGCCTTTCTTGAAGGACCAAGGCGCGCCCCGGGAAGCGGCCTTCAGCGCGATCTCGTCCCGCGCTATAGATGTTTATTTAGTTATGGCCGCGACCGAAAGGTATCGCCTGACCATTGAGCGAGCCACGGGCGCGCCCTGTGAACTTTTCGATCTCAAGAACGATCCGGACGAGCTGAACAACCTGGTGAATGACCCGGCTCATAAAGGAATCTGCGACGATATCAAGAAGGAGTACCTTGAGCCTTACCTGGCCCTTTAA
- a CDS encoding YbhB/YbcL family Raf kinase inhibitor-like protein codes for MKKIISLFVFVIIYAFLISNFYISSAYGGQEKRGQSEAFELTSTVFTHKGSIPERYTCDGKDISPPLTWKNSPKGTKSFAFIADDPDAPVGTWVHWVLYNLTAKTRTLPEDVPPKAELPDGSRHGRNSWGRKSYGGPCPPSGTHRYFFKLYALDEVLDLASGASKDKLLKAMKGHILGQTELMGEYSR; via the coding sequence ATGAAAAAAATCATTTCATTGTTTGTTTTTGTAATTATTTATGCCTTTCTTATCAGTAATTTTTATATTTCTTCAGCATATGGAGGTCAAGAGAAGAGGGGACAATCTGAGGCGTTTGAATTAACGAGCACCGTTTTTACACACAAAGGATCAATTCCCGAGAGATATACCTGTGATGGCAAGGATATCTCACCGCCGCTTACATGGAAAAATTCGCCGAAAGGTACTAAGAGTTTTGCCTTTATCGCCGACGACCCCGATGCGCCAGTAGGCACCTGGGTTCACTGGGTGCTCTATAACCTAACGGCTAAGACCCGTACCTTACCCGAGGATGTTCCTCCAAAAGCTGAGCTGCCCGACGGCAGCAGGCACGGACGGAACAGTTGGGGCAGGAAGTCCTATGGCGGCCCCTGTCCTCCTTCGGGCACCCATCGTTATTTTTTCAAACTTTACGCCCTGGATGAAGTGCTCGACCTGGCTTCCGGCGCAAGCAAGGATAAACTGCTTAAGGCCATGAAGGGACACATTCTTGGCCAGACAGAGTTGATGGGAGAGTATTCAAGATAA
- a CDS encoding class I adenylate cyclase has translation MSFFDKILGRKKGDEVVASRPLPEEVSSSFEDKVLNQNLQIFKLYNAGKKDFLYRLLSKRKKGIFDLIPYLMHVPAIDLLPAKDACRLSPYGVYNLELPPQALKSFEQAFPGRDMPRSHPHARLDPSLPIKSVSLIGSLGSIAQTAKSDFDYWICIDREAFDEKALADFREKLKAIERWASDYAGAEVHCFPLSIDAVRTDDFGEVDSESSGTAQGRLLKEEFYRSMTLIAGQAPMWWVMPPGIKDDEYERLKILISQSQIINRNELIDLGNVRDISLGEFYGAAIWQINKTMGSPFKSVLKLALLEEYLFSQGQRGLLCHELKTRLLSQDEDVRLLDPYILMFDRASDYFTKTKRPQDLNLLRRSMYLKSAVKLNLPDYRRTDLPRKKQIMVNNIRQWEWNHRFVDKLNNYKNWSFQEVQEFNQEVNRYLIKAYKNIRNEQKKQPEQIGLNISSRDMTILGRKLYIYYSRRPNKVDSIMSVIDEPPALKGLTLQQLEKNGEKTWHAYQGMFSWQSIVQGESDPFLLKSASFLNEILAWLVHNRIYNTNTTINLNRGPANRPHYFTVPDLQDLLKALTSFFTPLKYREVDELELLKPASIKKMFLSINTQAPEWSKEIVDTSVYYLNSWGELFFKGFDSDRGVHVARDFVRKNFAYDIMGARENLHLFLPKRVFSRGLGPKLDKFFGFKVS, from the coding sequence ATGAGCTTTTTTGATAAAATATTAGGTCGTAAAAAAGGGGATGAAGTCGTTGCCTCGAGGCCTCTTCCCGAGGAGGTTAGCAGTTCGTTCGAGGACAAGGTCCTTAATCAAAATCTGCAGATCTTCAAGCTTTACAATGCCGGAAAAAAGGATTTCCTGTACCGGCTTTTATCCAAGCGTAAGAAGGGTATCTTTGATCTTATTCCCTATCTTATGCACGTTCCGGCCATTGATCTTTTACCGGCCAAGGATGCTTGCCGTTTGAGCCCTTACGGCGTTTACAATCTTGAGTTGCCGCCTCAGGCCTTGAAGTCCTTTGAACAGGCCTTTCCAGGCCGCGACATGCCTAGGTCACATCCCCATGCGCGTCTGGATCCCAGCCTGCCGATCAAATCCGTGAGCCTGATCGGGAGCCTGGGTTCCATTGCCCAGACCGCCAAATCTGATTTTGATTACTGGATCTGTATTGATCGTGAGGCCTTTGATGAAAAAGCGTTGGCCGATTTTAGAGAGAAGCTGAAGGCCATCGAACGGTGGGCCTCCGACTATGCCGGGGCCGAAGTTCATTGCTTTCCCTTGAGCATTGATGCGGTGCGGACCGATGATTTTGGGGAGGTGGATTCTGAAAGCTCAGGCACGGCCCAGGGAAGGCTGCTCAAGGAGGAATTCTACCGCTCCATGACCCTAATCGCCGGTCAGGCGCCCATGTGGTGGGTCATGCCTCCGGGGATTAAGGATGATGAGTATGAACGGCTGAAAATTTTAATCAGCCAATCTCAGATCATCAACCGTAACGAGCTTATAGATCTGGGCAATGTTCGTGACATCTCCCTGGGCGAGTTCTACGGCGCGGCCATCTGGCAGATCAACAAGACCATGGGCAGTCCCTTCAAGTCCGTGCTCAAGCTGGCCTTGCTGGAAGAATACCTCTTCAGTCAGGGCCAGAGAGGGCTGCTCTGCCACGAGTTGAAAACCCGGCTGCTTTCTCAGGATGAGGATGTCCGCCTGCTCGATCCTTATATCCTGATGTTTGACCGGGCGAGTGATTACTTTACCAAAACGAAGCGGCCGCAGGACCTGAATCTGCTGCGCCGCTCCATGTACCTCAAATCCGCGGTCAAACTCAACCTGCCCGACTACCGCCGCACCGACCTGCCTCGCAAGAAGCAGATCATGGTCAACAACATCCGGCAGTGGGAATGGAATCACCGCTTCGTGGACAAACTGAACAATTACAAAAACTGGTCGTTTCAGGAGGTTCAGGAATTCAATCAGGAGGTCAACCGTTACCTGATAAAAGCCTATAAAAACATCCGGAACGAGCAGAAAAAACAGCCCGAACAGATCGGTCTGAACATCAGTTCGAGGGATATGACCATCCTGGGCCGCAAACTTTACATCTACTACTCGCGCCGACCCAATAAAGTTGATTCCATCATGAGCGTTATTGACGAACCGCCCGCTCTTAAAGGCCTGACCCTGCAACAGCTGGAAAAAAACGGCGAGAAGACGTGGCATGCCTATCAAGGAATGTTCTCCTGGCAAAGTATCGTTCAGGGAGAGAGCGATCCTTTCCTGCTCAAGAGCGCTTCCTTTTTAAATGAGATACTGGCCTGGCTGGTTCACAACCGTATTTATAACACCAACACCACCATTAACCTCAACCGAGGCCCGGCTAACCGGCCTCATTACTTCACCGTGCCTGATCTCCAGGACCTGCTTAAAGCCCTGACGTCCTTCTTCACTCCCCTCAAGTACCGGGAGGTGGACGAGCTGGAGCTGCTCAAGCCGGCCAGCATCAAAAAAATGTTCTTGTCCATCAATACCCAGGCCCCGGAATGGAGCAAGGAGATCGTTGATACTTCGGTTTATTACCTCAACAGCTGGGGTGAGCTATTCTTCAAAGGTTTTGATTCGGATCGAGGCGTTCATGTCGCCCGGGATTTTGTGCGCAAGAATTTTGCCTATGACATAATGGGCGCCAGGGAAAATCTCCACCTCTTTCTGCCCAAACGCGTCTTTTCACGCGGCCTGGGTCCGAAGCTGGATAAATTTTTCGGGTTCAAGGTCAGTTAG
- the larB gene encoding nickel pincer cofactor biosynthesis protein LarB produces MNPDSIRGTLEKVSQGELSVDQALAELKKFPFEEIGYATVDHHRSLRQGYPEVIFGQGKTADEIIGIMTSLVEAGENVLATKLPPEIVPAVKEKFPEATYHTRAQALTLIQKPRQVKGRGKIMIISAGTSDAPVAEEAFVTASVLGHEVDLLRDVGVAGLHRLLGQADRLEGASVYVVVAGMEGALPSVVGGLVDKPVIAVPTSVGYGASFGGLTALLAMLNSCASGVAVVNIDNGFGAAFLAAQINRL; encoded by the coding sequence ATGAACCCCGACAGCATCAGGGGAACCCTGGAGAAAGTCAGTCAGGGGGAACTGTCCGTAGATCAGGCCCTGGCTGAACTGAAGAAGTTTCCTTTTGAAGAAATCGGGTACGCCACCGTGGATCATCACCGCAGCCTCCGCCAGGGCTATCCCGAGGTTATTTTCGGTCAGGGTAAAACGGCCGATGAAATTATCGGCATTATGACCAGCCTCGTTGAAGCCGGAGAGAATGTGCTGGCGACCAAACTTCCTCCCGAGATCGTACCCGCGGTTAAGGAGAAGTTTCCCGAGGCGACCTATCACACGCGAGCCCAGGCCCTGACCCTGATCCAGAAGCCGCGCCAGGTCAAGGGGCGAGGCAAGATAATGATCATCTCCGCCGGAACCAGCGATGCCCCTGTGGCGGAGGAAGCGTTCGTGACCGCTTCGGTCCTGGGGCATGAGGTTGACCTTCTCCGGGATGTGGGTGTGGCCGGGCTGCACCGTCTGCTCGGTCAGGCCGACCGCCTGGAAGGGGCGTCGGTCTATGTCGTGGTGGCGGGCATGGAAGGCGCACTGCCCAGTGTCGTTGGAGGTCTGGTGGATAAGCCGGTGATAGCCGTGCCCACCAGTGTCGGTTATGGAGCCAGCTTTGGGGGCCTGACGGCCCTGCTGGCCATGCTCAACTCCTGCGCTTCAGGTGTCGCTGTGGTCAATATTGACAACGGTTTCGGGGCCGCCTTTCTGGCTGCGCAGATAAATCGGCTATGA
- the mtnA gene encoding S-methyl-5-thioribose-1-phosphate isomerase — translation MISPIAWKNNQVVMIDQRRLPWQEEWLHCQNYREVARCIKEMVIRGAPAIGIAAAMGLALGALKIRTRNPDSFYRQLKKIKDYLAGQRPTAVNLIWALNRQEKLALSLRGRPVHEIKDALIAEAQAMLEEDIAINRRIGANGVQLVPDEAVILTHCNAGALATGGYGTALGVVRAAVEAGKKVLVLADETRPFLQGARLTAWELRKDCIPVKVITDNMAGYFLKIGRINLVVVGADRIAANGDVANKIGTYSVAVLAKENRVPFYVAAPLSTIDRATRTGKDIPIEERNPKEVTHIRGRRITPSGVKVLHPAFDVTPHKYISALITEAGLAQKPYNSSIRTLFRQESARKAGSHAPN, via the coding sequence ATGATCAGCCCTATCGCATGGAAGAACAATCAGGTGGTCATGATTGACCAGCGCCGGCTGCCTTGGCAGGAAGAATGGCTCCACTGCCAGAACTACCGGGAGGTGGCCCGGTGCATCAAAGAAATGGTCATCCGGGGAGCGCCGGCCATCGGCATTGCTGCGGCCATGGGCCTGGCCCTCGGCGCGCTCAAGATCAGGACCAGGAACCCTGACTCGTTTTACAGGCAGCTTAAAAAAATTAAAGACTACCTGGCCGGGCAGCGGCCGACCGCAGTAAACCTGATCTGGGCCTTAAATAGACAGGAGAAACTGGCCCTCTCCCTTCGCGGGCGGCCGGTGCATGAGATCAAAGACGCCCTCATCGCCGAAGCTCAGGCCATGCTGGAGGAGGATATCGCTATCAATCGCCGCATCGGGGCGAACGGGGTGCAGCTCGTTCCGGATGAGGCCGTCATCCTGACGCATTGCAATGCCGGAGCTCTGGCCACCGGCGGCTATGGCACGGCCCTGGGAGTGGTTCGAGCCGCGGTCGAGGCCGGGAAAAAGGTCCTGGTCCTGGCGGACGAAACCCGCCCCTTTCTCCAGGGCGCCAGGCTAACGGCCTGGGAGCTTCGGAAGGACTGCATCCCGGTCAAGGTCATCACCGATAATATGGCCGGCTATTTTCTCAAAATCGGCCGGATTAATCTAGTCGTGGTCGGAGCCGATCGCATCGCCGCCAACGGGGATGTAGCCAACAAGATCGGGACTTACTCCGTGGCGGTCCTGGCAAAAGAGAACAGGGTCCCTTTCTATGTTGCGGCCCCATTGTCCACCATTGACCGGGCGACCCGCACCGGGAAAGATATCCCCATTGAGGAACGAAACCCCAAGGAAGTCACCCATATCCGAGGAAGACGGATTACCCCTTCCGGCGTAAAGGTTCTTCACCCGGCCTTTGACGTCACTCCTCATAAATACATCAGCGCCCTCATCACCGAAGCCGGCCTGGCCCAAAAACCATACAACTCCAGCATCCGCACGCTGTTCAGGCAGGAGAGCGCCCGCAAAGCAGGAAGCCACGCCCCAAATTAA